One stretch of candidate division KSB1 bacterium DNA includes these proteins:
- a CDS encoding MBL fold metallo-hydrolase has translation MIKGVYLVLWVCAVFQAQQPRPAPDVAAFVHWYGHASFRLQDGDSQIYIDPWKVPANAPLADIVLVTHSHFDHYAPGTIARLVKGNTRLIAPPDVIAQAQKTRDLDALRQKRESLIPISPGDTVSIGGIQIVAVPAYNVGKEFHKRENRWVGYVVRLQRGEVVYHAGDTDFIPEMRGIHPDVALLPIGGTYTMGAEEAAKAVEAMRPRVVVPMHYGDIVGGPKDVELLRQRVGERMVALTIEK, from the coding sequence ATGATCAAGGGAGTCTACCTTGTGCTTTGGGTGTGCGCGGTCTTTCAAGCACAGCAGCCACGGCCCGCGCCGGACGTTGCCGCGTTTGTTCACTGGTACGGCCATGCGTCCTTTCGTCTCCAGGACGGCGACTCACAGATCTACATTGACCCCTGGAAAGTGCCAGCAAATGCTCCTTTGGCAGACATAGTTTTGGTTACGCACAGCCACTTCGATCACTATGCGCCCGGCACGATAGCACGCCTGGTGAAGGGTAATACGCGTTTGATTGCGCCGCCAGATGTGATCGCCCAAGCGCAAAAAACGCGTGACCTGGACGCACTGCGACAAAAGCGTGAAAGCCTGATACCCATTTCACCAGGGGACACTGTTTCTATAGGGGGCATCCAGATCGTCGCTGTGCCTGCCTACAATGTGGGCAAGGAGTTTCACAAGAGGGAAAACCGGTGGGTGGGGTATGTGGTCCGGCTGCAGAGGGGAGAGGTGGTCTATCATGCCGGGGACACCGACTTTATCCCCGAGATGAGAGGCATTCACCCCGATGTGGCCCTGTTGCCCATTGGGGGTACCTACACTATGGGCGCCGAGGAAGCGGCAAAGGCGGTGGAGGCCATGCGGCCGCGGGTAGTTGTGCCGATGCACTATGGGGATATCGTGGGCGGGCCGAAGGACGTGGAACTCTTGCGCCAACGCGTGGGCGAGCGTATGGTGGCTTTGACTATCGAGAAGTAG